A window of the Streptomyces finlayi genome harbors these coding sequences:
- a CDS encoding SCO6880 family protein, which produces MTDLSAAPVTVKFPHRSRRGILLGLSFPQLILVSGALALLLVTVVSTGLIGAVALTPLWAATGALVTIRRHGRSLIDWAPIVARYAQRRRAGQTLWLARPVTRPRQDGVLHLPGTAASLKVVTPGDSANGAAAVHDPHRQTLTAIARVTSRAFVLLDPATQNHNVNSWGRALAGIARTGHIATVQVLERTVPDSGDTLTRHWAQSGQPQAPVAGQIYSELVASAGPAAAPHETYLAISLDLKAARRLISQAGGGLPGAFTVMEQTTASIAQAARNSGLMVAGWLSSREIAAVVRTAYDPKALAALQQWSETGRAEADPAAAGPVVQFEEYDRLATDSARHATYWVENWPRTEMGAGFLHGIMFTAGVRRSLSLIYAPQGLESALRDVQRKKAAIIADANERARKGQVDSEEDSVEYADVKTRERQLIAGHADVALTGLVTVTAETDALLDAACAQIETHAVTSGVDLRRLNYQQPDAFALTALPLARTAL; this is translated from the coding sequence TTGACTGACCTCTCCGCCGCCCCGGTCACGGTGAAATTCCCGCACCGGTCCCGCCGCGGCATCCTCCTCGGCCTCTCCTTTCCCCAACTCATACTCGTTTCAGGTGCGTTGGCACTGCTGTTGGTGACGGTGGTCTCCACCGGCCTGATCGGCGCCGTCGCCCTGACCCCGCTGTGGGCTGCAACCGGTGCGCTCGTCACGATCCGCCGGCACGGCCGCTCACTGATCGACTGGGCGCCGATCGTCGCCCGCTACGCCCAGCGCCGGCGCGCCGGCCAGACACTCTGGCTCGCCCGGCCCGTCACCCGGCCCCGTCAAGACGGTGTCCTCCATCTGCCCGGCACCGCGGCCTCCCTCAAGGTCGTCACGCCCGGCGACTCAGCCAACGGGGCCGCAGCCGTGCACGACCCGCACCGCCAGACCCTGACCGCCATCGCCCGCGTCACCAGCCGCGCCTTCGTCCTGCTCGACCCCGCCACTCAGAACCACAACGTCAACAGCTGGGGACGCGCACTGGCAGGCATCGCCCGCACCGGGCACATCGCCACCGTCCAGGTACTGGAGCGCACCGTCCCCGACAGCGGAGACACCCTCACTCGCCACTGGGCCCAGAGCGGTCAGCCCCAGGCCCCGGTCGCCGGACAGATCTACTCCGAGCTGGTCGCCTCGGCCGGCCCCGCCGCCGCGCCGCACGAGACCTACCTCGCCATCTCCCTCGACCTGAAGGCCGCCAGGCGCCTGATCTCGCAGGCAGGCGGCGGGTTGCCTGGCGCGTTCACCGTCATGGAGCAGACCACCGCGTCCATCGCCCAGGCCGCCCGGAACTCCGGACTGATGGTGGCGGGGTGGCTGAGCTCGCGGGAGATCGCCGCCGTCGTGCGCACCGCCTACGACCCCAAGGCCCTCGCCGCACTCCAGCAGTGGTCGGAGACCGGCCGCGCCGAGGCGGACCCCGCAGCCGCCGGCCCCGTCGTCCAGTTCGAGGAGTACGACCGCCTCGCCACCGACTCCGCCCGCCACGCCACGTACTGGGTGGAGAACTGGCCGAGGACCGAGATGGGAGCGGGCTTCCTCCACGGGATCATGTTCACGGCCGGAGTACGGCGCAGCCTGTCCCTTATATACGCGCCCCAGGGGCTCGAGTCCGCACTGCGGGACGTCCAGCGGAAGAAGGCTGCGATCATCGCCGACGCGAACGAGCGCGCCCGCAAGGGACAGGTCGACAGCGAAGAGGACTCCGTCGAGTACGCCGACGTCAAGACACGAGAGCGTCAGCTCATCGCAGGACACGCCGACGTCGCCCTGACCGGCCTGGTCACCGTCACCGCCGAGACCGATGCCCTCCTCGACGCCGCCTGCGCACAGATCGAGACCCACGCCGTCACCTCGGGAGTCGACCTGCGACGGCTCAACTACCAGCAGCCCGACGCCTTCGCGCTCACCGCACTGCCCCTCGCCCGGACCGCGCTGTGA
- a CDS encoding IS701 family transposase produces MENWSEGIADLHARFAGRFGRSEPRERALDYLSTLLAPLEKKNGWTLAEQAGQRRPDGFQRLLNFADWDENAVRDDVRDFVVETIGAKDAVLIGDDTGFLKKGVKSAGVQRQYSGTAGRTENCQIGTFLAYASVKGRALIDRELYVPASWTDDRERCRQAGIGDEVPFATKIEHFKWMLQRVIDARVPFAWVTADEAYGQVKHMRAWLEERHVAYVLATKVNDIVTTTDGAVAEVRDLITAVPRQRWKRISAGAGAHGQRFYDWARIAVRPQWQDGFGHWVLARRSISDPAEIAYYVCYGPATSRLKDLVRTAGARWQVEECFQIAKGECGLDHYQVRLYRAWYRHITLAMAALAYLTATRAAEATKGAAETTSKTSYPSASRRSAG; encoded by the coding sequence ATCGAGAACTGGTCCGAGGGGATAGCCGATCTTCATGCTCGCTTTGCGGGCCGTTTCGGCAGGTCGGAGCCGCGTGAGCGGGCGCTGGACTACCTGAGTACGTTGCTCGCACCGCTGGAGAAGAAAAACGGGTGGACGCTGGCCGAGCAGGCTGGCCAGCGTCGCCCCGACGGTTTCCAGCGGCTGCTGAACTTCGCCGACTGGGACGAGAATGCCGTCCGTGACGACGTGCGTGACTTCGTCGTCGAGACGATCGGCGCCAAGGACGCGGTGCTGATCGGGGACGACACCGGCTTCCTGAAGAAGGGCGTCAAGTCGGCCGGTGTCCAGCGGCAGTACTCCGGAACGGCCGGCCGCACGGAAAATTGTCAGATCGGCACGTTCCTGGCCTACGCCTCCGTGAAAGGCCGGGCGCTGATCGACCGGGAACTGTATGTCCCCGCCTCCTGGACCGATGACCGCGAGCGGTGCAGGCAGGCCGGGATCGGTGACGAGGTGCCCTTCGCCACGAAGATCGAGCATTTCAAGTGGATGCTGCAACGCGTGATCGACGCCCGTGTCCCCTTCGCCTGGGTCACTGCGGATGAGGCATACGGCCAGGTCAAACACATGCGGGCCTGGCTGGAGGAACGGCACGTCGCCTATGTACTGGCCACCAAGGTCAACGACATCGTGACCACCACCGATGGTGCGGTCGCCGAGGTGCGCGACCTGATCACCGCAGTGCCCCGGCAGAGATGGAAGCGGATCTCCGCCGGAGCGGGCGCGCACGGTCAGCGGTTCTACGACTGGGCCCGGATCGCTGTCCGCCCGCAGTGGCAGGACGGCTTCGGGCACTGGGTCCTGGCCCGCCGCAGCATCAGCGACCCCGCCGAGATCGCCTACTACGTCTGCTACGGCCCCGCCACCTCCCGGCTGAAAGACCTGGTCAGAACCGCTGGCGCACGGTGGCAGGTGGAGGAATGCTTCCAGATCGCCAAGGGCGAATGCGGCCTGGACCACTACCAAGTTCGTCTCTACCGGGCCTGGTACCGGCACATCACCCTCGCGATGGCCGCCCTCGCCTACCTGACCGCCACCCGTGCCGCAGAAGCCACAAAAGGGGCAGCCGAGACGACGAGCAAGACCTCATACCCCTCAGCGTCCCGGAGATCCGCCGGATGA
- a CDS encoding glycosyltransferase family 2 protein → MITVIIASRLREDRLGYLSAMHASLTRQSVPWEAIISLDGVSPDRLPAPLAQDSRVRTLALPRPVGAACARNLALPLVRTPYCNWADDDDEFTDDAMSVRLNTLESAGVGWCAGWSEDRYLDGTTRLWRCPAPPGRHEAGDVWTYWKSPADTIPIGPTTILARTELVRAAPMGGLVQGEDYCTAVGISNLAPGILLPTPVYRYRKHAGQLTAQPGYDLLETAAREHAWQYGRSLRSLLRDHQPTPALSVRPPELAAGPPARARL, encoded by the coding sequence CTGATCACCGTCATCATCGCCAGCCGCCTGCGGGAGGACCGGCTCGGCTACCTGAGCGCCATGCACGCCAGCCTCACCCGGCAGTCCGTTCCCTGGGAGGCGATCATCTCGCTCGACGGGGTCTCTCCCGACCGCCTGCCCGCCCCGCTCGCACAGGACTCTCGCGTCCGCACCCTTGCCCTGCCTCGCCCGGTCGGCGCCGCATGCGCCCGAAACCTCGCCCTCCCGCTGGTCCGCACCCCGTACTGCAACTGGGCTGACGACGACGATGAGTTCACCGACGACGCCATGTCCGTGCGGCTGAACACTCTGGAATCGGCCGGGGTTGGCTGGTGTGCCGGATGGAGTGAGGACCGATACCTGGACGGGACCACTCGACTGTGGCGGTGCCCCGCCCCGCCCGGCAGGCACGAGGCCGGCGATGTGTGGACGTACTGGAAGTCCCCGGCAGACACCATTCCGATCGGGCCGACGACGATCCTCGCTCGCACCGAACTCGTACGCGCCGCCCCGATGGGTGGCCTCGTCCAGGGCGAGGACTACTGCACGGCCGTCGGCATATCGAATCTCGCCCCCGGGATTCTGCTGCCCACCCCCGTGTACAGATACCGAAAGCACGCAGGCCAGCTCACGGCCCAGCCCGGATACGACCTGCTGGAGACGGCGGCCCGCGAACACGCCTGGCAGTACGGCCGCAGCCTGCGCTCCCTCCTCCGCGACCACCAGCCGACGCCCGCGCTCAGTGTCCGGCCGCCGGAACTTGCCGCAGGGCCGCCCGCTCGCGCGCGCCTCTGA
- a CDS encoding DUF6238 family protein, with translation MTSPTRPNDAHPYLRAASAGVRHHTRALVQPGVAPAKPVDRVHLDVLHAHLTALHQLLDRLAETARPPHPAAGRHLTTAHTRLWQATTEIHSAFHLLPSHTAPESTQTNECHPERLPDGPPVLTICQRHLTAGHVIRRKTTPTDLRSHTTACVR, from the coding sequence TTGACCTCTCCCACGCGTCCGAACGACGCGCATCCCTATCTCCGGGCAGCGAGCGCCGGAGTCCGCCACCACACCCGCGCCCTGGTGCAACCGGGCGTCGCCCCGGCCAAGCCAGTCGACCGTGTGCACCTCGACGTACTCCACGCTCACCTCACCGCCCTGCACCAGCTCCTCGACCGGCTCGCCGAGACCGCCCGGCCGCCGCACCCCGCCGCAGGCCGGCACCTCACCACCGCGCACACGCGCCTCTGGCAGGCCACCACCGAGATCCACTCCGCCTTCCACCTACTGCCCAGCCACACGGCGCCAGAGAGTACCCAGACGAACGAATGCCATCCGGAACGGCTCCCCGACGGACCACCCGTGCTGACTATCTGCCAGCGCCACCTCACTGCCGGACACGTCATCCGGCGCAAGACCACTCCCACCGATCTCCGCTCGCACACCACGGCCTGCGTGCGATGA
- a CDS encoding VirB4 family type IV secretion system protein: MNHRPARRARRASASPLFTPHGTDRASRKEARRQLSEATAKARAEASTHPASGTPAENETPAALYPPSGRPGPASARKNRLKLPAHRMTTAVAAGAYPFLAEGGLGAEGIYIGRDVHAEASFVFDPFALYGKIEGFTNPNILLAGVIGQGKSALAKSFALRSVAFGYRVYVPCDPKGEWTPVANALGGTSVALGPGLPGRLNPLDAAPRPESIAEADWVGEIRKRRLLLLGSLARTVLGRDLLPMEHTALDIALDTVVTHATDTGRTPLLGDVAATLNNPVALDEAAGMMSGRLGDAARDLAHAMRRLIHGDLAGMFDAPSTVAFDPNAPMLTIDLSRLGGSGDDTALVLAMTCASAWMESALTDPNGGRRWIVYDEAWRLMRHAGLLQRMQAQWKLSRGLGIANLMVIHRLSDLLTAGDAGSQGRALAEGLLADCSTRIIYRQETDQLHAAASLLGLTSVEMDAIAHLNRGRGLWKVAGRSFIVQHLLHSHELALFDTDARMH; encoded by the coding sequence ATGAACCACCGGCCCGCCCGTCGAGCCCGCCGCGCCAGCGCCAGCCCCCTGTTCACCCCCCACGGAACGGACCGGGCCAGCCGCAAAGAGGCCCGCCGCCAACTCTCCGAAGCCACCGCCAAGGCCCGTGCCGAAGCAAGCACTCATCCGGCAAGCGGCACTCCCGCCGAGAACGAGACTCCCGCCGCGCTCTACCCCCCGAGCGGACGCCCAGGACCCGCCTCGGCCCGCAAGAACCGGCTGAAGCTGCCCGCCCACCGCATGACGACCGCCGTGGCCGCCGGCGCCTACCCCTTCCTCGCCGAAGGGGGCCTCGGCGCCGAAGGCATCTACATCGGCCGAGACGTCCACGCCGAGGCATCGTTCGTCTTCGACCCGTTCGCCCTGTACGGCAAAATCGAAGGTTTCACCAACCCCAACATTTTGCTGGCCGGCGTGATCGGCCAGGGCAAGAGCGCCCTGGCAAAGAGCTTCGCATTGCGTTCGGTCGCCTTCGGCTACCGCGTCTACGTGCCGTGCGACCCCAAGGGCGAGTGGACGCCCGTGGCCAACGCGTTGGGGGGCACGTCCGTTGCCCTCGGCCCCGGGCTCCCCGGCAGGCTCAACCCCCTGGACGCGGCCCCACGCCCGGAGAGCATCGCCGAGGCCGACTGGGTCGGTGAGATTCGCAAGCGGCGCCTCCTCCTCCTCGGCTCCCTCGCCCGGACCGTCCTCGGCCGGGACCTGCTGCCCATGGAACACACCGCCCTGGACATCGCCCTCGACACCGTCGTCACCCATGCCACCGACACCGGCCGCACCCCGCTCCTCGGGGACGTCGCCGCCACCCTCAACAACCCCGTCGCGCTCGACGAGGCCGCCGGGATGATGTCAGGACGACTCGGTGACGCAGCCCGAGACCTGGCCCACGCCATGCGGCGGCTGATTCACGGTGACTTGGCCGGCATGTTCGACGCCCCCTCCACCGTGGCCTTCGATCCCAACGCGCCGATGCTCACCATCGACCTGTCCCGACTCGGCGGCTCCGGCGACGACACCGCGCTCGTCCTGGCGATGACCTGCGCCTCCGCCTGGATGGAATCCGCCCTCACCGACCCCAACGGCGGGCGGCGCTGGATCGTGTACGACGAGGCATGGCGCCTGATGCGCCACGCCGGCCTCCTGCAACGCATGCAGGCCCAGTGGAAGCTGAGCCGCGGCCTCGGCATCGCCAACCTCATGGTCATCCACCGGCTGTCCGACCTGCTCACCGCAGGCGACGCCGGTTCGCAAGGCCGCGCGCTCGCCGAGGGCCTCCTCGCCGACTGCAGCACCCGCATCATCTACCGCCAGGAAACCGACCAACTTCACGCTGCGGCCTCGCTGCTCGGCCTGACGTCCGTGGAGATGGACGCCATCGCGCACCTCAACCGGGGCCGCGGGCTCTGGAAAGTCGCCGGACGATCTTTCATCGTGCAGCACCTCCTGCACAGCCACGAGCTGGCGCTCTTCGACACCGACGCCCGCATGCATTGA